In a genomic window of [Empedobacter] haloabium:
- a CDS encoding DUF4280 domain-containing protein produces the protein MPNQVSMGAMMTCTMGAAPSSLVVLPKNKVLCEGPPAANIMDHVPMVNILPFGVCMSPANPVVAAATAAAMGVLTPMPCIPATAAPWVPGAPTVLLANMPTLDNVSKCMCNWGGVIQFSTSGTVKTQVP, from the coding sequence ATGCCAAACCAAGTCTCCATGGGCGCCATGATGACCTGCACGATGGGCGCCGCCCCATCGTCGCTGGTCGTCCTGCCCAAGAACAAGGTGCTGTGCGAGGGGCCGCCCGCGGCCAACATCATGGACCATGTGCCGATGGTGAACATCCTGCCGTTCGGCGTCTGCATGTCGCCGGCCAATCCCGTCGTGGCGGCGGCCACCGCCGCGGCCATGGGCGTGCTGACGCCCATGCCCTGCATTCCGGCGACCGCCGCGCCATGGGTACCGGGCGCGCCCACGGTGCTGCTGGCGAACATGCCGACCCTGGACAACGTGTCGAAGTGCATGTGCAACTGGGGCGGCGTGATCCAGTTCAGCACGTCCGGCACCGTCAAGACCCAGGTGCCCTGA